A genomic segment from Malus domestica chromosome 05, GDT2T_hap1 encodes:
- the LOC139196573 gene encoding uncharacterized protein, producing the protein MSSSRRVYKQLQEQQQRLLAQQAELANLEEGGSGGGDEAFFMEEDEDDHHRRQKASHSRLVMEVVGQIAKPRRVANLDRKREKRGLIPEQKITASLRMLAYGASADQVDEIARMGKTTVLESLMRFCSAIEALYTKEYLQTPTPRDMRRLLRKGEMRGFPGMIGSMDCMHWTWKNCPSAWQGAYGNRK; encoded by the exons atgtcttcttcaagaagggtgtataaacagttgcaggagcaacaacaaaggttgttggcacaacaggcagaattggccaatctcgaggaaggtggaagtggaggtggagatgaggctttcttcatggaggaggatgaggatgatcaccatagaaggcagaaggcctcacattcccgccTTGTCATGGAAGTCGTGGGTCAGATAGCCAAACCAAGACGTGTTGCAAACCtcgatagaaaaagggaaaaacgag gtcttattcccgagcaaaaaattacggcatccttgcgaatgcttgcatatggagcatctgcagatcaagtggatgagatcgcgAGGATGGGAAAAACAACTGTTTTGGAGTCCCTGATGCGTTTTTGCTCTGCAATTGAAGCCCTCTACACCAAAGAGTACCTCCAGACACCCACGCCAAGGGACATGCGAAGGCTTctgaggaagggtgagatgcgaggcttccctggcatgattggaagcatggactgcatgcattggacttggaaaaactgtccaagtgcgtggCAAGGAGCATATGGCAACAGAAAATGA
- the LOC103434747 gene encoding polyphenol oxidase latent form, chloroplastic-like, which yields MSSSPLPTSTMVALHSTTTTFFRSHLFPNKSQTPLQRKPKQCLAGRVRCKATKGDNDNLDQGLARLDRRNMLIGLGAGGLYGKVGNPFAFAAPISAPDLTTCVPASKPDGSTIDCCPPTTTTIIDFELPDSGPLRTRPAAQDVANDPEYLAKYKNAVEMMRALPDDDPRSHAQQAMVHCSYCDGGYPQVGYSDLEIQVHFCWLFFPFHRWYLYFYEKIMGELIGDQTFALPFWNWDAPAGMYIPEIFTDTTSSLYDQYRNTAHQPPKLLDLNYGRTDDDVDDATRIKENLTTMYKQMVSNATCHRLFYGEPYSAGDEPDPGAGNIETTPHNNIHLWVGDPTQPNGEDMGTFYSAARDPVFYSHHSNVDRMWSIYKDKLGGTDIENTDWLDAEFLFYDEKKNLMRVNVRDSLDTKKLGYVYDENVSIPWLDSKPTARKSTNKRKATVSSSDLSTTFPATLSDIISVEVTRPSKTKRTAAQKKAQDEVLVIKGIEFAGNETVKFDVYVNDDADSLAGKDKSEFAGSFVHVPHKHKKNIKTNLRLSITSLLEELDAETDNSLVVTLVPKVGKGPITIGGFSIELINTT from the coding sequence ATGTCTTCATCTCCCTTACCAACTTCTACAATGGTCGCCCTGCACTCCACCACAACCACCTTCTTCCGCTCTCATTTATTCCCAAACAAGTCCCAGACTCCACTGCAACGAAAACCCAAACAATGCCTTGCGGGTAGAGTGCGCTGCAAAGCAACAAAAGGTGACAATGATAACCTAGATCAGGGCCTAGCAAGACTCGACAGGAGAAACATGCTGATAGGTTTAGGCGCCGGGGGTCTCTACGGTAAGGTAGGAAACCCATTTGCTTTTGCCGCACCAATATCCGCCCCAGACTTGACCACGTGTGTCCCTGCCAGCAAGCCAGACGGGTCCACCATCGATTGTTGCCCACCTACCACCACGACCATCATCGACTTTGAACTCCCTGACTCAGGCCCACTCCGCACTAGGCCCGCTGCCCAGGACGTTGCAAATGACCCTGAATACTTGGCCAAATACAAAAATGCCGTCGAGATGATGCGGGCACTTCCAGACGACGACCCGCGCAGTCACGCACAACAGGCGATGGTACACTGCTCATACTGCGACGGTGGATACCCACAAGTTGGATATTCAGATTTGGAGATCCAAGTTCACTTCTGTTGGCTATTCTTCCCGTTCCATCGTTGGTACCTCTACTTCTATGAGAAAATCATGGGCGAGCTCATTGGGGACCAAACCTTCGCCCTCCCCTTCTGGAACTGGGACGCGCCAGCTGGCATGTACATTCCTGAAATTTTCACTGATACGACGTCATCCCTCTACGACCAGTACAGAAATACAGCGCATCAGCCCCCGAAGCTCCTGGACTTGAATTATGGCAGGACCGACGATGACGTCGACGACGCGACACGAATCAAAGAGAACCTAACAACGATGTACAAGCAGATGGTGTCGAATGCCACTTGTCATAGATTATTCTACGGAGAGCCTTACAGCGCAGGGGACGAACCAGATCCTGGCGCCGGAAACATTGAGACCACTCCCCATAACAATATTCACCTTTGGGTTGGCGACCCAACCCAGCCAAACGGGGAGGACATGGGGACCTTTTACTCTGCGGCGAGGGATCCGGTGTTTTACTCTCACCATTCCAACGTGGACCGCATGTGGTCTATATATAAAGATAAGTTGGGTGGTACGGACATAGAAAATACCGATTGGCTGGACGCAGAGTTCTTGTTCTACGACGAGAAAAAGAATCTCATGCGCGTCAATGTTCGGGACTCGCTCGACACGAAAAAACTCGGGTATGTGTACGACGAGAATGTCTCGATCCCGTGGCTGGATTCGAAGCCGACGGCTCGTAAGTCAACAAATAAGAGAAAGGCTACGGTTTCATCTTCTGATCTTTCTACAACGTTCCCTGCTACACTATCAGATATAATCAGCGTCGAGGTGACGAGGCCGTCTAAGACGAAACGGACAGCTGCCCAGAAGAAGGCTCAGGATGAGGTGCTGGTGATTAAGGGGATTGAGTTTGCCGGGAATGAAACTGTGAAGTTCGACGTGTATGTGAACGATGACGCGGACTCGCTGGCCGGGAAAGACAAGTCGGAGTTTGCTGGGAGTTTTGTTCACGTGCCGCATAAGCATAAGAAGAATATTAAGACGAACCTGCGGCTGAGCATTACAAGCTTGTTGGAAGAGTTGGATGCGGAGACAGACAACAGTTTGGTAGTGACTTTGGTGCCGAAAGTTGGGAAGGGGCCAATCACCATCGGAGGGTTTAGCATTGAGCTCATTAATACTACCTGA
- the LOC139196282 gene encoding uncharacterized protein, whose product MFDELLQGNSPRCTYTINGTQYEGSYYLAYGIYPRWSTFVKTVPHPQTEKEKHFAKCQEGCRKDVERCFGILQARWAIIRAAARMFDVEALRSIMMTCIILHNMIVEDEYDYDGVDEYEPDPMNNSRTRIYCAHDGTEDPVQHEPLERDGRYNELIVQRYTNVQEPYWHVTRQNDLIEHQWGLHEGEDN is encoded by the coding sequence atGTTCGACGAACTGCTGCAAGGAAACTCGCCGAGATGCACATATACCATTAATGGTACCCAATACGAGGGATCATACTACCTTGCAtatggcatttacccaaggtggtcaacatttgtcaaaacagtgccacatccacagactgaaaaggaaaaacactttgcaaaatgtcaagaagggtgtaggaaggatgtcgagcgttgttttggtatcctacaagctcgttgggcgattaTTAGGGCTGCagctagaatgtttgatgtcgaggctcttcgatccatcatgatgacgtgtattattctccacaacatgattgttgaagatgagtatgattatgatggcgtcgatgaatatgagccggatccgatgaacaactcaagaacacgtatctaTTGTGCTCATGATGGGACCGAAGATCCAGTGCAACACGAGCCGTTGGAAcgcgatggacgttacaatgaattgatcgttCAACGTTACACTAATGTGCAAGAGCCATACTGGCACGTAACCCGCcagaatgacttgattgagcaccagtgGGGATTGCATGAAGGCGAAGATAATTAG